From the Pongo pygmaeus isolate AG05252 chromosome X, NHGRI_mPonPyg2-v2.0_pri, whole genome shotgun sequence genome, one window contains:
- the LOC129024134 gene encoding LOW QUALITY PROTEIN: hexokinase-2-like (The sequence of the model RefSeq protein was modified relative to this genomic sequence to represent the inferred CDS: substituted 4 bases at 4 genomic stop codons) → MRLSDETLLEISKRFRKEIEKGLGSTTHPTAAVKMLPTFVRSTSDGTEHGEFLALDLGGTNFRVLWVKVTDNGLQKVEMENQIYAIPEDIMRGSDTQLFDHVDECLANFMDKLQIKDKKLPLGFTFSFPCRQTKLDESFLVSWTKGFKSSGVEGRDVVALIRKAIQRRGDFDIDIVAVVNDTVGTMMTCGYDDHNCETGLIVGTGSNACYMEEMRHIDMVEGDEGQMCINMEWGAFGDDGXLNDICTEFDQEIDMGLLNLGKQLFEKMISGMYMGELVRFLLVKMAKEELLFRGKLSPELLNTGRFETKEISDTEGEKDGIRKAREVLMRLGMDPTQEDCVATHRICQIVSTHSASLCTATLAAVPQCIKENTGEEQLRSTIGVDGSVYKKHPHFAKRLHKTVWRLVPDCYVCFLRSEDGSGKGAAMVTAVAYRLADQHRARQKTLEPLQLSHDQLLEVKRRMKVEMERGLSKETHASAPVKMLPTYVCATPDGTEKGDFLALDLGGTNFRVLLVCVRNGKWGGVEMHNKIYAIPXEVMHGTGDELFDHIVQCIVDFLEYMGMKGVSLPLGFTFSFPCQQNSLDESILLXWTKGFKESGCEGEDVVTLLKEVIHRREEFDLDVIAVVNDTVRTMMTCGFEDPHCEAGLIVGMGSNACYMEEMHNVELVEREEGRMCVNMEWGAFGDNGCLDDFRTEFDVAVDELSLNPGKQKFEKMINGMYLGETVGNILIDFTKHGLLFRGHISELLKTRGIFETKFLSQIESDCLALLQVRAILQHLGLXSTCDDSIIVKEVCTLVARGAAQLCGAGMAAVMDKIRENRGLDALKVTAGVDGTLYKLHPHFAKVMHETVKDLAPKCDVSFLQSEDDSGKGALLITAVSCHIREAGQRQNP, encoded by the coding sequence ATGCGCCTCTCTGATGAGACCCTCTTGGAGATCTCTAAGCGGTTCCGCAAGGAGATAGAGAAAGGGCTTGGATCCACCACTCACCCCACTGCAGCAGTGAAGATGCTGCCCACCTTTGTGAGGTCCACTTCAGATGGGACAGAACACGGAGAGTTCCTGGCTCTGGACCTTGGAGGGACCAACTTCCGTGTGCTTTGGGTGAAAGTAACGGACAATGGGCTCCAGAAGGTGGAGATGGAGAACCAGATCTATGCCATCCCCGAGGACATCATGCGAGGCAGTGACACCCAGCTGTTTGACCACGTTGACGAATGCCTGGCTAACTTCATGGATAAGCTACAAATCAAAGACAAGAAGCTCCCATTGGGTTTTACCTTCTCGTTCCCCTGCCGCCAGACTAAACTAGACGAGAGTTTCCTGGTCTCATGGACCAAGGGATTCAAGTCCAGCGGAGTGGAAGGCAGAGACGTTGTGGCTCTGATCCGGAAGGCCATCCAGAGGAGAGGGGACTTTGATATCGACATTGTGGCTGTGGTGAATGACACAGTTGGGACCATGATGACCTGTGGTTATGATGACCACAACTGTGAAACTGGTCTCATTGTGGGCACGGGCAGCAACGCCTGCTACATGGAAGAGATGCGCCACATCGACATGGTGGAAGGCGATGAGGGGCAGATGTGTATCAATATGGAGTGGGGGGCCTTCGGGGACGATGGCTAGCTCAATGACATTTGCACTGAGTTTGACCAGGAGATTGACATGGGCTTACTGAACCTGGGGAAGCAACTGTTTGAGAAGATGATCAGTGGGATGTACATGGGGGAGCTGGTGAGGTTTCTCCTGGTGAAGATGGCCAAGGAGGAGCTGCTCTTTAGGGGGAAGCTCAGCCCAGAGCTTCTCAACACCGGTCGCTTTGAGACCAAAGAAATCTCAGACACTGAAGGGGAGAAGGATGGCATCCGGAAGGCCCGTGAGGTCCTGATGCGGTTGGGCATGGACCCAACTCAGGAGGACTGCGTGGCCACTCACCGGATCTGCCAGATCGTGTCCACACACTCCGCCAGCCTGTGCACAGCCACCCTGGCTGCCGTGCCGCAGTGCATCAAGGAGAACACAGGCGAGGAGCAGCTTCGCTCTACTATTGGGGTCGACGGCTCCGTCTACAAGAAACACCCCCATTTTGCCAAGCGTCTACATAAGACCGTGTGGCGGCTGGTGCCCGACTGCTATGTCTGCTTCCTCCGCTCCGAGGATGGCAGTGGCAAAGGTGCAGCCATGGTGACAGCAGTGGCTTACCGGCTGGCCGATCAACACCGTGCCCGCCAGAAGACACTAGAGCCTCTGCAGCTGAGCCATGACCAGCTGTTGGAGGTCAAGAGGAGGATGAAGGTAGAAATGGAGCGAGGTCTGAGCAAGGAGACTCACGCCAGTGCCCCTGTCAAGATGCTGCCCACCTACGTGTGTGCCACCCCTGACGGCACAGAGAAAGGGGACTTCTTGGCCTTGGACCTTGGAGGAACAAATTTCCGGGTCCTGCTGGTCTGTGTTCGGAAtgggaagtggggtggagtggagatgCACAACAAGATCTACGCCATCCCGTAGGAGGTCATGCATGGCACTGGGGACGAGCTCTTTGACCACATTGTCCAGTGCATCGTGGACTTCCTCGAGTACATGGGCATGAAGGGCGTGTCCCTGCCTCTGGGTTTTACCTTCTCCTTCCCCTGCCAGCAGAACAGCCTGGACGAGAGCATTCTCCTCTAGTGGACAAAAGGCTTCAAGGAATCTGGCTGCGAGGGCGAGGACGTGGTGACCCTGCTGAAGGAAGTGATCCACCGGCGAGAGGAGTTTGACCTGGATGTGATTGCTGTGGTGAACGACACAGTCAGAACTATGATGACCTGTGGCTTTGAAGACCCTCACTGTGAAGCTGGCCTCATCGTTGGCATGGGCAGCAATGCCTGCTACATGGAAGAGATGCACAATGTGGAACTGGTGGAAAGAGAAGAGGGGCGGATGTGTGTGAACATGGAATGGGGGGCCTTTGGGGACAATGGATGCCTAGATGACTTCCGCACAGAATTTGATGTGGCTGTGGATGAGCTTTCACTCAACCCCGGCAAGCAGAAGTTCGAGaaaatgattaatggaatgtacCTGGGTGAGACTGTCGGTAACATTCTCATCGATTTCACCAAGCATGGGCTGCTTTTCCGAGGCCACATCTCAGAGCTACTCAAGACAAGGGGCATCTTTGAAACCAAGTTCTTGTCTCAGATTGAGAGTGACTGCCTGGCCCTGCTGCAAGTCCGTGCCATTCTGCAACACTTAGGGCTTTAGAGCACCTGTGACGACAGCATCATTGTTAAGGAGGTGTGCACCTTGGTGGCCCGGGGGGCAGCCCAGCTCTGTGGCGCAGGCATGGCCGCTGTGATGGACAAGATACGAGAAAACCGTGGGCTGGACGCTCTCAAAGTGACAGCGGGTGTGGATGGGACCCTCTACAAGCTACATCCTCACTTTGCCAAAGTCATGCATGAGACAGTGAAGGACCTGGCTCCGAAATGTGATGTGTCTTTCCTGCAGTCAGAGGATGACAGTGGGAAGGGGGCGCTTCTCATCACTGCTGTGTCCTGCCACATCCGTGAGGCTGGACAGCGACAGAATCCCTGA